The Desulfomicrobium orale DSM 12838 genome includes a window with the following:
- a CDS encoding TraK family protein produces MKKKRLSRNIAKVEFIANEETIKNMIAEGYPLKVVHEILSQEKGIKMAYTTFAFHYRKAKERLQKSSENIEHKNNHTKQENKNKTSSPPIIGESKVKDPCNPDSYLESKLIKPKE; encoded by the coding sequence ATGAAGAAGAAAAGATTGAGCAGAAATATTGCAAAAGTTGAATTCATTGCAAACGAAGAAACCATAAAAAATATGATCGCAGAAGGATATCCACTAAAAGTAGTTCATGAGATACTTTCACAAGAAAAGGGAATAAAGATGGCATATACAACATTCGCATTCCATTACAGGAAAGCGAAGGAAAGACTTCAGAAAAGCTCTGAAAATATTGAACATAAAAATAATCATACGAAACAAGAAAATAAAAACAAAACATCTTCTCCACCTATTATTGGAGAAAGCAAGGTCAAAGACCCTTGTAATCCAGATTCATACCTAGAAAGCAAACTAATTAAACCAAAGGAGTAA
- a CDS encoding conjugal transfer protein TraL: protein MATVHFIQQGKGGVGKSFISSLLYQALKYHFGKEVYAFDADPINATLKGYKEFDVSRVDIMKGDNINSRAFDSVIEDIVSFPEHSHVIVDNGASSFVALNAYIRENDIVKLLSDNGSTIYFHAIITGGQALTDTVKGLKAMFMSYPSEKIVVWLNSFFGDIQVDGATFTDFQIYDDHKHQINTIIQLPEVNPATFGKDIEELCAKRMSFREGIESSKNIVVRSRLNKYWNQIISIMQQTEFVS, encoded by the coding sequence ATGGCCACAGTGCATTTCATTCAACAGGGTAAAGGCGGTGTAGGTAAATCCTTTATCTCTTCTCTATTATATCAGGCATTGAAATATCATTTTGGCAAAGAAGTGTATGCTTTTGATGCCGATCCGATCAATGCCACTCTGAAAGGATACAAGGAATTTGATGTCTCGCGTGTCGATATAATGAAAGGCGATAACATAAATTCCCGTGCTTTTGACAGCGTTATTGAAGATATAGTTTCCTTCCCTGAACACTCGCATGTCATAGTTGACAATGGGGCATCATCATTTGTCGCATTGAATGCATATATCCGTGAGAATGATATAGTAAAACTTCTTTCTGATAACGGGTCAACTATCTATTTTCATGCAATTATCACCGGAGGACAGGCCCTTACAGATACCGTCAAGGGGCTCAAGGCAATGTTCATGTCATATCCAAGTGAAAAGATAGTCGTGTGGCTTAATTCTTTCTTTGGAGACATACAGGTTGACGGTGCTACTTTCACTGATTTTCAGATTTATGACGACCACAAACATCAGATAAACACAATAATCCAGCTGCCCGAGGTCAATCCGGCGACGTTCGGCAAAGACATCGAGGAGCTTTGCGCAAAGCGTATGAGCTTCAGAGAAGGCATTGAATCCAGTAAAAATATCGTCGTGCGCTCAAGACTTAACAAATACTGGAATCAGATCATTTCAATCATGCAACAGACTGAATTCGTATCATGA
- a CDS encoding helix-turn-helix domain-containing protein encodes MATATLYAGINFEGPIVPFKLLAKQKISLGAKNVFALIAAFRRNGRRCFAKTTWFAEQLGISESSARNYIRSLIETGLIRKDDQGCYHVEWEALGLQKEDNNSDEKEKFCAGDRKICGIYNNINTEPKRHPSPSPVPAVPPAPVARDASSFRDVKAEEAFTQVWAAYPRPPRFVSREKAWREFRRLWKQGTLPKLEVILAAIKLNREQNPAWSPSNEGGRYIPNLETWLSGRRWADDFAGAPITSPRPSAEEIARAEQVAAIQKHTEEWGNVSPTQIKEFQELEGRLGLKDKSKRSQAFGLYRFLKARGVSLHPEMGSDLLTFLKNVSWNHTIA; translated from the coding sequence ATGGCTACAGCAACTCTTTATGCTGGAATCAATTTTGAGGGACCTATTGTGCCATTCAAATTACTTGCGAAGCAAAAAATCTCTTTAGGGGCAAAGAATGTCTTTGCCCTTATCGCAGCATTCCGAAGGAATGGACGCAGATGCTTCGCCAAAACCACATGGTTTGCTGAGCAGCTTGGGATAAGCGAAAGCAGTGCTCGGAACTATATCAGGAGTCTGATCGAAACAGGACTGATCCGGAAAGATGACCAGGGATGCTACCATGTGGAGTGGGAAGCCCTTGGGCTCCAAAAAGAGGACAATAATTCCGATGAAAAAGAGAAATTTTGCGCCGGTGACCGCAAAATTTGCGGCATATATAATAATATTAATACAGAACCTAAAAGACACCCCTCTCCCTCCCCTGTTCCCGCCGTTCCTCCTGCGCCTGTGGCGCGGGATGCGTCTTCTTTTCGTGATGTTAAAGCGGAAGAGGCGTTCACGCAGGTCTGGGCCGCCTACCCTCGGCCGCCAAGGTTCGTCTCGCGCGAAAAAGCCTGGAGAGAATTCAGGCGGCTATGGAAGCAAGGCACACTGCCGAAGCTGGAAGTGATCCTTGCAGCCATTAAGCTCAACAGGGAGCAGAATCCGGCGTGGTCGCCGAGTAATGAGGGCGGCCGCTATATCCCCAATCTTGAAACCTGGTTGTCCGGCCGGCGTTGGGCAGATGACTTTGCCGGCGCGCCGATCACCTCGCCGCGCCCGTCTGCCGAAGAAATAGCCCGGGCGGAGCAAGTTGCCGCAATTCAAAAACACACGGAAGAGTGGGGCAATGTTTCTCCAACGCAAATCAAGGAATTTCAGGAGCTGGAAGGACGTTTGGGGCTCAAAGATAAATCAAAGCGCAGCCAGGCATTCGGTCTTTACCGATTTCTTAAGGCCAGAGGAGTATCACTGCATCCAGAAATGGGTAGTGATCTCCTGACTTTCCTCAAAAATGTGTCCTGGAATCACACTATCGCATAA
- a CDS encoding DUF2927 domain-containing protein produces the protein MTVRFLLTLLFLMSASLCAASDEVLRDYIPTGTITRFDEPIRFWVGGKDRLEGQYYIATVVNEIQRIVPHLSITQTSSIGSANLRIYLTDSHQEWQEAILQATSDSAGWTEYGHLIRGMTLVAHSPGGKIRRADIILHLDFQTSGGQKLWVVRHEFLHALGVLGHPTRARSTVLNSRQPQEEKNGLFSDSDILVLQTIYRPDLKTGGSW, from the coding sequence ATGACCGTGCGCTTCCTTCTGACACTTCTGTTCCTGATGTCCGCAAGCCTCTGCGCCGCTTCCGATGAAGTCCTCAGGGACTACATCCCCACGGGCACCATTACCCGCTTCGATGAGCCCATCAGATTCTGGGTCGGCGGCAAGGACCGGCTCGAAGGACAGTACTACATCGCTACAGTCGTCAATGAAATCCAACGCATTGTCCCGCATCTGTCCATCACCCAGACGTCCTCCATCGGTTCGGCCAATCTGCGCATCTACCTGACCGATTCACACCAGGAATGGCAGGAGGCCATCCTCCAGGCGACCTCCGACAGCGCCGGATGGACGGAGTACGGGCACCTCATCCGCGGCATGACACTGGTAGCTCATTCACCGGGCGGAAAAATCCGGCGGGCGGATATTATTCTGCACCTGGACTTCCAGACATCGGGCGGACAAAAACTCTGGGTGGTACGGCATGAGTTTCTGCACGCCTTGGGTGTCCTGGGGCATCCTACCCGAGCCCGCTCCACGGTACTCAACTCGCGCCAGCCGCAGGAGGAAAAGAACGGGCTTTTTTCCGATTCGGACATTCTCGTGTTGCAGACCATCTACCGCCCGGATCTGAAGACCGGAGGCTCCTGGTGA